Proteins from a genomic interval of Tolypothrix sp. NIES-4075:
- the rpoB gene encoding DNA-directed RNA polymerase subunit beta, which translates to MTKETYMEPAFLLPDLIEIQRSSFRWFLEEGLIEELNSFSPITDYTGKLELHFLGQNYRLKQPKYSVEEAKRRDSSYAVQMYVPTRLINKETGEIKEQEVFIGDLPLMTDRGTFIINGAERVIVNQIVRSPGVYYKSEIDKNGRRTYSASLIPNRGAWLKFETDRNDLVWVRIDKTRKLSAQVLLKALGLSDNEIFDALRHPEYFQKTIEKEGQFSEEDALMELYRKLRPGEPPTVLGGQQLLDSRFFDAKRYDLGRVGRYKLNKKLRLQVPETTRVLTSVDILAAVDYLINLEFDIGNTDDIDHLGNRRVRSVGELLQNQVRVGLNRLERIIRERMTVSDAEVLTPASLVNPKPLVAAIKEFFGSSQLSQFMDQTNPLAELTHKRRLSALGPGGLTRERAGFAVRDIHPSHYGRICPIETPEGPNAGLIGSLATHARVNQYGFLETPFRPVENGKVRFDVQPEYMTADEEDDLRTATGDIPVDENGYIIGPSVPVRYRQDWATTTPEQVDYVAVSPVQIVSVATSMIPFLEHDDANRALMGSNMQRQAVPLLKPERPLVGTGLEAQAARDSGMVIVSRTDGDVTYVDATEIRVRPKGSQNEIKYKISKYQRSNQDTCLNQKPLVRMGEKVVAGQVLADGSSTEGGELALGQNIVVAYMPWEGYNYEDAILISERLVQEDVYTSVHIEKYEIEARQTKLGPEEITREIPNVGEDALRSLDEQGIIRIGAWVDAGDILVGKVTPKGESDQPPEEKLLRAIFGEKARDVRDNSLRVPNGEKGRVVDVRLFTREQGDELPPGANMVVRVYVAQKRKIQVGDKMAGRHGNKGIISRILPLEDMPYLPDGSPVDIVLNPLGVPSRMNVGQVFECLLGWAGHTLGVRFKITPFDEMYGEESSRRIVHGKLQEARDETGKNWVYNPDDPGKIMVFDGRTGEPFDRPVTIGVAYMLKLVHLVDDKIHARSTGPYSLVTQQPLGGKAQQGGQRFGEMEVWALEAFGAAYTLQELLTVKSDDMQGRNEALNAIVKGKAIPRPGTPESFKVLMRELQSLGLDIAVHKVETQADGSSLDVEVDLMADQGTRRTPPRPTYESLSRESMEDEE; encoded by the coding sequence ATGACTAAAGAAACATATATGGAACCCGCCTTTTTATTACCCGACTTAATTGAAATCCAGCGTTCAAGCTTTCGCTGGTTTTTAGAAGAAGGGTTAATAGAAGAACTTAACTCCTTTAGTCCGATTACAGACTACACCGGCAAACTAGAACTGCACTTTTTGGGTCAGAACTACAGACTTAAGCAGCCCAAGTACAGCGTCGAAGAAGCCAAACGGCGGGATAGCAGCTACGCGGTGCAAATGTATGTGCCGACAAGATTAATTAACAAAGAAACTGGGGAAATTAAAGAGCAAGAAGTATTTATTGGCGATTTGCCCTTGATGACCGATCGCGGAACTTTCATCATCAACGGCGCCGAACGGGTAATTGTCAATCAAATCGTCCGCTCCCCAGGCGTATATTACAAATCAGAAATCGATAAAAACGGACGCCGCACCTACTCAGCTAGTCTGATCCCCAACCGGGGGGCGTGGCTGAAATTTGAAACAGACCGTAACGATTTAGTTTGGGTACGCATCGACAAAACTCGCAAATTGTCGGCGCAAGTGCTGCTGAAGGCTTTGGGATTGTCAGATAACGAAATATTTGACGCCCTGCGTCACCCAGAATATTTCCAAAAAACCATCGAAAAAGAAGGGCAGTTTTCCGAAGAAGATGCCTTGATGGAGTTGTATCGCAAACTGCGTCCGGGTGAACCACCCACAGTATTGGGAGGACAGCAATTACTCGATTCGCGCTTTTTTGATGCCAAACGCTACGACTTGGGTCGGGTGGGACGCTACAAACTTAACAAAAAGTTACGTTTGCAAGTTCCAGAAACAACCCGCGTATTAACTAGTGTGGACATTTTAGCGGCGGTAGATTACCTAATCAACCTCGAATTTGATATTGGTAACACCGACGACATCGACCACCTGGGAAATCGCCGAGTCAGAAGCGTAGGCGAATTGCTGCAAAACCAAGTGCGTGTCGGGTTAAACCGCTTAGAGCGGATTATTCGCGAACGGATGACGGTAAGTGACGCGGAAGTACTCACGCCGGCATCTTTAGTGAACCCGAAACCGTTGGTAGCGGCAATCAAAGAATTTTTTGGTTCCTCGCAGTTGTCGCAGTTCATGGATCAAACCAATCCCTTAGCAGAACTGACACACAAACGCCGTTTATCGGCACTTGGTCCTGGGGGATTAACCAGAGAACGCGCAGGTTTTGCGGTGCGAGATATTCACCCCAGCCACTACGGACGCATTTGCCCGATTGAGACACCAGAAGGACCCAACGCCGGTTTGATTGGTTCGTTGGCAACTCATGCCAGGGTGAATCAATACGGCTTTTTAGAAACACCATTTCGTCCGGTAGAAAACGGCAAAGTGCGGTTTGACGTGCAGCCAGAATATATGACGGCAGATGAAGAGGACGATTTGCGGACTGCGACGGGTGATATCCCAGTAGATGAAAACGGCTACATCATAGGTCCCTCTGTGCCGGTGCGTTATCGCCAAGATTGGGCAACCACAACACCAGAGCAAGTTGACTATGTAGCAGTTTCACCAGTGCAGATTGTGTCGGTGGCTACGTCAATGATTCCCTTTTTGGAGCATGACGACGCGAACCGAGCGCTGATGGGGTCGAACATGCAGCGGCAAGCAGTACCGTTGTTGAAGCCGGAGCGTCCTTTAGTCGGTACGGGGCTGGAAGCACAAGCGGCTCGTGACTCTGGGATGGTGATTGTATCGCGGACTGATGGGGATGTAACCTACGTTGATGCCACAGAAATTCGCGTCCGTCCGAAGGGAAGCCAAAACGAAATTAAATACAAGATTTCTAAGTATCAACGCTCTAACCAAGACACTTGTTTGAACCAAAAACCGCTAGTTCGCATGGGCGAAAAGGTGGTAGCAGGTCAAGTTTTGGCGGATGGATCTTCCACTGAAGGTGGAGAATTGGCGCTGGGGCAAAACATCGTCGTCGCTTACATGCCTTGGGAAGGTTATAACTACGAAGACGCGATTTTGATATCTGAGCGCCTGGTGCAGGAAGATGTTTATACCTCGGTTCACATTGAAAAATATGAAATTGAGGCAAGACAAACGAAGCTAGGACCAGAGGAAATCACCAGAGAAATACCCAACGTCGGGGAAGATGCTTTGCGCTCTTTGGATGAACAGGGAATCATTCGCATTGGAGCATGGGTAGATGCGGGGGATATATTAGTCGGAAAAGTTACCCCCAAAGGTGAGTCTGACCAGCCACCAGAAGAAAAGTTGTTGCGGGCAATTTTTGGTGAAAAAGCGCGGGATGTGCGCGATAACTCGCTGCGGGTTCCCAATGGTGAAAAAGGTCGCGTCGTGGACGTGCGGTTGTTTACCCGCGAACAAGGCGACGAACTGCCACCTGGAGCGAATATGGTGGTGCGGGTGTATGTAGCCCAAAAGCGAAAAATCCAAGTTGGCGACAAAATGGCAGGACGCCACGGGAATAAGGGAATTATTTCGCGCATCCTCCCGTTGGAAGATATGCCTTATTTGCCGGATGGGTCGCCTGTGGATATTGTACTCAATCCGTTGGGTGTGCCATCACGGATGAACGTGGGGCAGGTGTTTGAGTGTTTGCTCGGTTGGGCTGGTCACACCTTGGGAGTTCGCTTTAAGATTACGCCTTTTGACGAAATGTATGGCGAAGAGTCATCTAGAAGAATTGTGCATGGTAAGTTGCAAGAAGCACGAGATGAGACAGGTAAAAACTGGGTATATAACCCGGATGACCCTGGCAAAATCATGGTGTTTGATGGGCGTACCGGCGAGCCATTTGATAGACCAGTAACAATTGGGGTGGCTTATATGTTGAAACTGGTGCATTTAGTGGATGATAAGATTCACGCCCGTTCCACTGGTCCATACTCATTGGTGACACAGCAACCCTTGGGTGGTAAAGCACAACAAGGCGGTCAGCGCTTTGGAGAAATGGAAGTATGGGCGCTAGAGGCATTTGGCGCGGCTTACACGCTGCAAGAATTGCTGACTGTGAAATCGGACGACATGCAAGGCAGAAACGAAGCATTGAATGCGATCGTTAAAGGCAAAGCAATTCCGCGACCGGGTACACCGGAATCGTTCAAAGTGTTGATGCGAGAATTGCAATCCTTGGGGTTAGACATAGCCGTGCATAAAGTAGAAACCCAAGCAGACGGTAGTTCTTTGGATGTAGAAGTTGATTTGATGGCAGACCAAGGAACGCGTCGCACTCCTCCTCGTCCAACTTACGAATCTCTATCGCGCGAATCGATGGAAGACGAGGAATAA
- a CDS encoding DNA-directed RNA polymerase subunit gamma, whose protein sequence is MRNAQTNQFDYVKIGLASPERIRTWGERTLPNGQVVGEVTKPETINYRTLKPEMDGLFCERIFGPAKDWECHCGKYKRVRHRGIVCERCGVEVTESRVRRHRMGYIKLAAPVAHVWYLKGIPSYISILLDMPLRDVEQIVYFNSYVVLSKGNAETLTYKQLLSEDQWLEIEDQIYAEDSQLQGVEVGIGAEALLRLLADINLEQEAENLREEIGNAKGQKRAKLIKRLRVIDNFIATGSLPEWMVMAVIPVIPPDLRPMVQLDGGRFATSDLNDLYRRVINRNNRLARLQEILAPEIIVRNEKRMLQEAVDALIDNGRRGRTVVGANNRPLKSLSDIIEGKQGRFRQNLLGKRVDYSGRSVIVVGPKLQIHQCGLPREMAIELFQPFVINRLIRSGMVNNIKAAKKLISRNDPSVWDVLEEVIEGHPVMLNRAPTLHRLGIQAFEPILVEGRAIQLHPLVCPAFNADFDGDQMAVHVPLSLESQAEARLLMLASNNILSPATGKPIITPSQDMVLGAYYLTAENPDATKGAGKYFGSLDDAIMAYEQQQVDLHAYVFVRFDGEVETDVADTEPLKVEENTDGTRTLLYKFRRVRQDKSGNLISQYIRTTPGRVIYNKAIQEALAS, encoded by the coding sequence ATGAGAAACGCACAAACTAATCAGTTTGACTATGTGAAAATCGGCTTGGCTTCCCCAGAACGCATTCGGACTTGGGGGGAGCGAACTTTGCCTAATGGTCAGGTGGTAGGTGAAGTCACTAAGCCAGAGACGATTAATTATCGAACTTTGAAGCCAGAGATGGACGGGCTTTTTTGCGAGCGCATCTTTGGACCGGCGAAAGACTGGGAATGCCATTGCGGTAAATATAAAAGAGTGCGCCATCGCGGTATTGTCTGCGAACGCTGCGGGGTGGAAGTCACCGAATCGCGAGTGCGCCGTCACCGCATGGGTTACATCAAACTGGCGGCACCAGTAGCGCACGTTTGGTATCTCAAGGGTATCCCCAGTTACATTTCTATTTTGCTGGATATGCCTTTGCGGGATGTGGAGCAGATAGTTTATTTCAACTCTTATGTTGTCCTCAGCAAAGGCAACGCGGAAACTTTAACTTATAAACAGCTATTGAGTGAAGACCAGTGGCTGGAAATTGAAGACCAAATTTATGCCGAAGATTCTCAACTTCAGGGTGTAGAGGTAGGAATTGGGGCAGAAGCGCTGTTGCGGTTGCTTGCTGATATCAACTTGGAGCAAGAAGCGGAAAATTTGCGGGAAGAAATTGGTAACGCTAAAGGACAAAAACGGGCGAAGCTGATTAAGCGGTTGCGGGTGATTGATAACTTCATCGCTACTGGTTCATTACCAGAGTGGATGGTAATGGCGGTGATTCCAGTAATCCCTCCAGATTTGCGCCCGATGGTGCAACTCGACGGGGGACGCTTTGCCACAAGCGATTTAAATGATTTGTATCGCCGGGTAATTAACCGCAATAACCGTTTGGCACGGTTGCAAGAAATTTTAGCACCCGAAATTATTGTCAGAAACGAAAAGCGGATGCTGCAAGAAGCGGTGGATGCTTTGATCGACAATGGTCGTCGGGGACGCACGGTGGTAGGAGCAAATAACCGACCGCTAAAGTCGCTCTCTGACATTATTGAAGGTAAGCAAGGACGTTTCCGGCAGAATTTGTTGGGTAAGCGGGTTGACTATTCGGGTCGTTCTGTAATTGTCGTTGGACCGAAGTTACAAATCCACCAATGCGGTTTGCCCAGAGAAATGGCAATTGAGCTATTTCAACCGTTTGTGATTAATCGCTTGATTCGCAGTGGGATGGTGAATAACATCAAAGCGGCGAAAAAGCTGATTTCTCGCAACGACCCTAGTGTGTGGGATGTGTTGGAAGAAGTGATTGAAGGGCATCCGGTGATGTTGAACCGGGCACCGACGCTGCACCGTTTGGGGATTCAAGCTTTTGAGCCGATTTTGGTAGAAGGTAGAGCAATTCAGTTGCATCCGTTGGTGTGTCCGGCATTTAACGCTGACTTTGATGGCGACCAAATGGCGGTACACGTACCTCTATCGCTGGAATCTCAGGCAGAAGCGCGGTTGTTGATGCTTGCCTCTAACAATATATTGTCACCGGCAACCGGTAAGCCAATTATTACACCCAGCCAAGATATGGTATTGGGGGCGTATTATTTAACTGCGGAAAATCCGGATGCGACAAAGGGCGCAGGAAAATACTTCGGTTCTTTGGATGACGCGATTATGGCTTACGAACAGCAGCAAGTTGATTTGCACGCTTATGTATTTGTGCGGTTTGATGGCGAAGTCGAAACTGATGTGGCAGATACCGAACCATTGAAGGTAGAAGAAAACACCGATGGGACTCGGACGTTGCTCTATAAATTCCGTCGTGTCAGACAAGACAAGTCAGGGAATTTGATTTCTCAATATATACGCACAACTCCAGGTCGCGTTATTTATAACAAGGCGATCCAAGAAGCGCTGGCAAGTTAG
- a CDS encoding DNA-directed RNA polymerase subunit beta'', giving the protein MTEKLIFRNRIVDKGQLRNLISWAFTNCGTARTAVMADKLKDLGFRYATKAGVSISVDDLMVPPSKRSLLEAAEEEIRATEERYQRGEITEVERFQKVIDTWNSTSEALKDEVVKHFKSTNPLNSVYMMAFSGARGNISQVRQLVGMRGLMADPQGEIIDLPIKTNFREGLTVTEYIISSYGARKGLVDTALRTADSGYLTRRLVDVSQDVIVREFDCGTTRGLTLGAMTEGGKILIPIGTRLMGRVVGEDVVHPTTKEIIAPRNTPISNELAHEIQKSGVQSVVVRSPLTCEAARSVCQHCYGWSLAHAKMVDLGEAVGIIAAQSIGEPGTQLTMRTFHTGGVFTGEVAKQVRAEKDGIIRLPRKLKTRAYRTRHGEDSLFVEANGTLSLETQSGSIEIAVTQGSTLYIVDGQQVKQGQLLAEVALGGRTTRANTEKAVKDVASDLAGEVQFAEVVPEQKTDRQGNTTTTAARGGLIWILSGEVYNLPPGAELVVNNGDAVETNGVLAETKLTTLHGGIVRLPEAQAGKSTREIEIITASVVLDQATVTVQSSQGRNNYLISTAHNQVFNLRATPGTKVQNGQVVAELIDDRYRTNTGGLLKYAGVEVQKKGKAKLGYEVVAGGTLLWIPEETHEVNKDISLLLVEDGQYVEAGTEVVKDIFCQNNGVVEVTQKNDILREVVIKPGELLMVDDPEAVIGRDNTFVQPGEELLGQVQTELRYIQYIESPEGPALLSRPVDEFAVPNNPDVPSTTSVSQQTGRSIELRAVQRLPYKDSERVKSVEGVELLRTQLVLEIETEGDADHNASPLAADIELLSDGEGSETSHLQLVILESLIVRRDITADATQGSTTTSLEVEALQTIAPGAVVARTQILCKEGGIVRGVQKGSETVRRCLVLRHTDMVTVNTTTAPKVKKGDLLVEGSEIAPGVFAPLSGQVLDVQKGQGGDKGAISPSSPSSPSSPQSLVPSKESPDYSVSIRIGRPYRVSPGAVLQIEDGDLVQRGDNLVLLVFERAKTGDIIQGLPRIEELLEARKPKEACILAKRAGEVKVVYGDGDEAIAAKVIEPNGVVTDYPLGPGQNLVLTDGATVAAGEPLSDGPANPHEILEVFFSLGSEDGVYACASLALQKVQTFLVNEVQMVYQSQGIDIADKHIEVIVRQMTAKVRVDDGGDTTMLPGELVELRQIEQVNEAMAITGGARAQYTPVLLGITKASLNTDSFISAASFQETTRVLTEAAIEGKSDWLRGLKENVIIGRLIPAGTGYNAYEETGIVDDYGSADSSSVLDEVDDPMDMVLDDRTARAYNLDSPGLGAEGFGSRRTESSSILDDEDELMIADEVNDLVEEDDFEEDEEDEEEDDFDEEI; this is encoded by the coding sequence ATGACTGAAAAACTAATTTTTCGCAATCGTATCGTTGACAAAGGTCAGCTGAGAAATTTAATTTCTTGGGCATTTACCAATTGTGGCACCGCGCGAACGGCGGTGATGGCTGATAAGTTAAAAGACTTAGGCTTCCGCTACGCCACCAAAGCCGGAGTTTCGATTAGCGTAGATGACTTAATGGTGCCGCCAAGCAAGCGATCGCTCCTCGAAGCCGCAGAAGAAGAAATTCGCGCCACGGAAGAACGCTATCAACGCGGTGAAATTACGGAAGTAGAACGCTTCCAAAAAGTAATTGATACCTGGAATAGTACATCGGAAGCGCTAAAAGATGAAGTGGTGAAGCACTTTAAGAGTACTAACCCGCTCAACTCAGTATATATGATGGCGTTTTCTGGTGCTAGGGGTAACATCTCCCAGGTGCGCCAATTGGTAGGTATGCGCGGGTTGATGGCAGATCCGCAAGGGGAAATTATCGACTTGCCGATTAAAACCAACTTCCGTGAAGGATTGACCGTCACCGAATATATTATCTCTTCTTACGGCGCTCGTAAGGGATTGGTAGATACGGCACTACGTACAGCTGACTCTGGATATCTCACCCGTCGTTTGGTGGATGTATCTCAAGATGTGATTGTGCGGGAATTTGACTGCGGTACTACTAGGGGACTTACCCTAGGAGCGATGACAGAAGGTGGCAAAATCCTGATTCCCATCGGCACGCGCTTGATGGGACGGGTAGTAGGCGAAGATGTAGTGCATCCCACCACCAAAGAAATAATTGCCCCGCGCAATACGCCAATTAGTAACGAGTTAGCACACGAGATTCAAAAAAGCGGCGTGCAATCGGTGGTAGTGCGGAGTCCTTTAACTTGTGAAGCAGCGCGTAGTGTTTGCCAACACTGTTATGGCTGGAGTTTGGCACACGCGAAGATGGTAGATTTGGGTGAAGCGGTAGGTATTATTGCCGCTCAAAGTATCGGCGAACCGGGTACGCAGCTAACGATGCGGACTTTCCACACTGGTGGTGTGTTCACCGGGGAAGTAGCAAAACAAGTGCGTGCCGAAAAAGATGGTATCATTCGCTTGCCGCGCAAGTTGAAAACCAGAGCATATCGCACTCGACATGGGGAAGATTCGCTGTTTGTGGAAGCAAACGGTACGCTCTCGTTGGAAACTCAGTCTGGATCAATTGAAATTGCCGTTACCCAAGGTTCGACACTATATATAGTCGATGGACAGCAAGTAAAGCAAGGTCAGTTGCTGGCAGAAGTGGCACTAGGGGGACGGACAACGCGGGCAAATACTGAAAAAGCTGTCAAAGATGTCGCCAGCGATTTGGCTGGGGAAGTGCAGTTCGCCGAAGTAGTGCCAGAGCAAAAAACAGACCGTCAAGGCAACACGACGACGACAGCAGCGCGTGGTGGTTTGATTTGGATTTTGTCTGGGGAAGTATATAACTTGCCACCAGGAGCGGAGTTGGTAGTAAATAATGGCGATGCTGTGGAGACTAACGGTGTCTTGGCAGAAACCAAGTTAACTACTTTACACGGCGGTATAGTCCGCTTGCCAGAAGCGCAAGCGGGTAAGAGTACTAGGGAAATTGAGATTATCACCGCTAGTGTGGTTTTAGACCAGGCAACGGTGACAGTGCAAAGTTCCCAAGGTCGCAATAATTATTTGATTTCCACTGCTCACAACCAAGTGTTTAATCTGCGGGCAACTCCCGGCACAAAAGTGCAAAATGGTCAAGTTGTGGCAGAGTTAATTGACGATCGCTATCGCACTAATACTGGTGGATTGCTAAAATACGCCGGCGTGGAGGTGCAGAAAAAAGGCAAAGCGAAGCTGGGTTATGAGGTGGTAGCCGGAGGCACATTATTGTGGATTCCCGAAGAAACTCATGAGGTAAATAAAGATATATCGCTGCTGTTGGTGGAAGACGGTCAGTATGTAGAGGCTGGCACCGAAGTTGTTAAAGATATATTTTGTCAAAACAACGGCGTGGTCGAAGTCACCCAGAAAAACGACATCTTAAGAGAAGTCGTGATTAAGCCCGGAGAACTGCTGATGGTGGACGACCCAGAAGCGGTGATTGGGCGAGATAATACTTTTGTTCAACCGGGTGAAGAGTTATTGGGGCAAGTGCAGACCGAACTGCGCTACATCCAATATATCGAGTCGCCAGAAGGTCCAGCGCTGCTGAGTCGTCCAGTGGATGAGTTCGCGGTGCCGAATAATCCGGATGTGCCCTCAACGACATCGGTTAGTCAACAAACCGGGCGCAGCATTGAGTTGCGGGCGGTGCAACGACTGCCTTATAAAGATTCTGAGCGCGTTAAGTCAGTAGAAGGCGTAGAGTTGCTGCGGACTCAACTAGTGTTAGAAATTGAGACCGAAGGTGACGCCGACCACAACGCTTCGCCATTAGCAGCAGATATTGAGTTGCTCAGTGATGGTGAAGGTTCGGAAACTTCTCATTTGCAATTGGTGATTTTGGAATCTTTGATAGTGCGTCGCGACATTACGGCAGACGCGACTCAAGGTAGCACGACTACGAGTTTAGAAGTGGAAGCGCTGCAAACTATTGCTCCTGGTGCTGTAGTTGCCCGTACCCAAATTTTGTGTAAAGAAGGCGGTATTGTTCGAGGAGTGCAAAAAGGCAGCGAAACAGTGCGTCGCTGCTTGGTGTTGCGTCATACGGACATGGTGACGGTGAACACTACTACAGCCCCGAAGGTGAAAAAGGGCGACTTGCTGGTAGAGGGAAGTGAAATTGCTCCAGGAGTATTTGCGCCTTTGTCTGGGCAAGTGCTGGATGTTCAGAAGGGACAGGGGGGAGATAAGGGAGCAATATCCCCCTCATCCCCCTCATCCCCCTCATCCCCCCAGTCCCTAGTCCCCAGTAAAGAGTCCCCAGATTACTCTGTGTCGATTCGCATTGGTCGTCCTTATCGAGTTTCGCCGGGAGCGGTGTTGCAGATAGAGGATGGGGATTTGGTGCAACGCGGTGATAATTTGGTGTTGTTGGTGTTTGAACGCGCCAAAACCGGAGACATTATTCAAGGTTTGCCTCGTATTGAGGAATTGCTAGAAGCACGCAAGCCAAAAGAGGCGTGTATTTTGGCAAAGAGAGCCGGGGAAGTGAAGGTTGTATATGGTGATGGTGATGAAGCGATCGCTGCTAAAGTCATCGAGCCGAATGGTGTTGTCACCGATTACCCGCTAGGACCTGGGCAAAATTTGGTGCTGACAGATGGTGCTACCGTCGCAGCAGGAGAGCCGTTAAGTGACGGTCCTGCAAATCCGCACGAAATTTTGGAAGTGTTCTTTAGTCTTGGTTCTGAAGATGGGGTATATGCTTGTGCTTCTCTTGCGTTGCAGAAGGTGCAGACTTTCTTGGTGAATGAGGTGCAGATGGTGTATCAATCTCAAGGAATTGATATTGCCGACAAGCACATTGAAGTGATTGTGCGGCAGATGACCGCGAAAGTGCGGGTTGATGATGGTGGTGACACAACGATGTTGCCCGGAGAGTTGGTAGAACTGCGGCAAATCGAGCAGGTGAATGAAGCAATGGCAATCACCGGCGGTGCAAGAGCGCAATATACCCCAGTATTATTGGGGATTACCAAAGCATCATTGAATACCGACAGCTTTATCTCCGCTGCATCATTCCAAGAAACGACGCGGGTGTTGACGGAAGCAGCAATTGAAGGTAAATCTGACTGGCTGCGCGGTTTGAAAGAAAACGTAATTATCGGACGATTGATTCCTGCCGGTACTGGGTATAACGCCTATGAAGAAACCGGTATAGTTGACGACTATGGAAGCGCAGACAGCAGCAGCGTCTTGGATGAAGTCGATGACCCGATGGATATGGTGCTAGATGACCGCACAGCTCGCGCTTATAACTTGGATTCTCCTGGACTTGGGGCAGAAGGATTTGGCTCTAGACGTACAGAATCGTCGTCAATATTAGATGATGAGGATGAGTTGATGATTGCTGATGAAGTCAACGACCTCGTTGAAGAAGACGATTTTGAAGAAGACGAGGAAGACGAAGAAGAGGATGATTTCGACGAGGAAATATAA
- a CDS encoding GIY-YIG nuclease family protein — protein MTTETNISSLATLEYIAYIDENGQLPEQFQSKIGVYAIFNREKVLQFVGYSRDVYLSLKQHLVRQPQNCYWVKVQTIERPSRAVLENIENAWIAENNSVPLGNAEQKEKWTQPIDAKAVMTPEEQANYQNPLIDDMAQVKIIKNVARRVEAEILEVLQARGLRLQIRFNPKFKEEGLLDLK, from the coding sequence ATGACAACTGAAACAAATATTTCTTCTTTAGCAACTCTCGAATATATTGCTTACATTGACGAGAACGGTCAGTTACCCGAACAATTTCAAAGTAAAATAGGAGTTTATGCAATTTTTAATCGAGAAAAAGTGCTGCAATTTGTTGGCTATTCTCGCGATGTTTATCTAAGTCTGAAACAGCATTTAGTACGTCAACCTCAAAATTGCTATTGGGTAAAAGTCCAAACGATTGAGCGACCTAGCCGCGCCGTTTTAGAAAACATTGAAAATGCGTGGATTGCCGAAAATAACAGTGTTCCTTTGGGAAATGCCGAACAAAAAGAAAAATGGACGCAGCCTATTGATGCTAAAGCGGTAATGACACCTGAAGAACAGGCAAATTATCAAAATCCACTAATAGATGATATGGCGCAAGTGAAAATTATTAAAAATGTGGCGCGACGAGTAGAAGCTGAAATTTTAGAAGTGTTGCAAGCGCGTGGATTGCGTCTTCAAATTCGCTTTAATCCTAAATTCAAAGAAGAAGGATTACTCGATTTGAAGTGA
- a CDS encoding helix-turn-helix domain-containing protein yields the protein MSRNSFQDNESKFLTPLQHKDLLKNLQANLQPEYRRRLEIMLLADMGKSQTEICQILGCSQEMARYWITIAKAGLVEQWQQRAIGRPKTVNEQYIQRLKELLSHSPRKYGYAFSSWTSQWLSKHLAIEFGIEISDRHINRLLKEMGLATQKKRLSKQAAIQDTKATGVKICDLQSHSDSSLYQSFNLIQINN from the coding sequence ATGTCACGAAATTCCTTTCAAGACAATGAAAGTAAATTTTTAACACCTCTTCAGCACAAGGATTTATTGAAGAATTTGCAAGCGAATTTGCAACCAGAATACCGTCGGCGTCTAGAAATTATGTTGCTGGCAGATATGGGGAAATCGCAAACCGAAATCTGTCAAATTTTAGGTTGTTCTCAGGAAATGGCACGTTATTGGATTACTATTGCCAAAGCAGGTTTAGTCGAGCAATGGCAGCAACGAGCAATAGGCAGACCTAAAACTGTAAATGAACAATATATCCAAAGATTAAAAGAATTGCTGAGTCATAGCCCACGGAAGTATGGCTACGCATTTAGTAGTTGGACATCTCAATGGTTGAGCAAACATTTAGCAATTGAATTTGGAATTGAAATCAGCGATCGCCACATTAATCGATTACTCAAAGAAATGGGTCTAGCTACACAAAAAAAACGCCTATCAAAACAAGCAGCAATTCAAGACACGAAGGCAACTGGCGTTAAAATCTGTGACTTACAATCTCACAGCGATTCTAGTTTATATCAGTCATTCAATCTAATTCAAATTAATAACTAA